A window of Candidatus Zixiibacteriota bacterium genomic DNA:
ATCATTCGTACCTATTCATATTACCGAAAAAATCGTAGTGCGCCCAACTTGGGCAAGTTGTCAGATTCAACCGGGCGAAATTGAAATAGTAATCGATCCCAAAATGGCGTTTGGCACCGGTCATCACGAGACAACAGCCCAATGTCTGATGGCAATAGAAAAGCTTGGAGTCGAGAATAAAAGCGTTTTTGACTATGGCTGCGGCAGTGGGATTCTGGCGATTGCGGCGTATAAAATGGGCGCCCCGAAAGTAATCGCCTGCGATATTGACCCCGAGGCGATTGATTGTGCTCGTGAAAACTTTGCCTTGAATGATGTCGATATAGAACTAATTGAATCCGGTAATTTCATTGCCGAATATCCCTGTGATATTATTGCGGCTAATTTAAGTATCAATCAGATTATCGCCGCTTGTGATAATCTTGATAAGTCTCTTAAATCAAATGGACGCATCATATATTCAGGAATACCTTACTCTGATAAGCAGCGTTTTCTGGATTTTATAGATGGGATACCATATAATATTATCGATGAGATTGCCGGCGATGAATGGATAAGTTATATCGGCATGAAAAAAATATAGAATGAGGCGGCAGACGATAACTGTCGGGTACGGCAGTCCGACAACATGAAGCAAGCATTTGCTATTTTGATATTGATGCGAATGATTTTAAGTGAAGTCAAATGGATATTAAAACCACAAACTTTCTTGTTGACCCTAAGACAATAAATGATAATATTTTGCATCTCGATGAGACCGAATCTCATCACTTAGCGAAAGTCTTTCGGGCTCAAAAGGGTGATATATTTTATGCCATTGATGGCAATGGCAAAAAGTATCGAACGGTTATAAAATCGATAACATTAAAAAAGGTTGTCGGCGAAATCATTAATTCTACTCGTCTGGAAAACGAACCGCTTCTTAAAACAACTCTGGCGGTTGGTTTATGTCGACCCGCAAAAATTGATTACATAATTGAAAAGGGCACAGAGATTGGCATTAATAAATTTATTTTTTTCACGTCTGAAAAGACATTAGCTGAGGATTGCCCTGATAATCGGGCTGTTAGGAAACTATCGCGCTGGCAAAAAATAGCGGTCAGCGCCGCCAAACAATCATTGCGGACTGTCGTGCCGGAAATTATGCCGCCGGTAAGATTGGATGACATCCTGGTTTTTGGCGATGATTATGACACTTCATTGATTGCCGACATGAAATCAGAACCATCACCGCTTGCCGCCTTGATTGATAGCGCAATGCGCGATATATTACTGCTGGTCGGTCCCGAATCCGGCCTTTCCGATATAGAGGTTGATAGGGCTCTAAAAGCGGGATTTAAAGCGGTCAAGCTTGGCCCGAGGCGGCTGAGAGTTGAGACCGCCGCCGTTGTTTTTGCCTCTTTAGTATTGTCAACGGCGGGAGAATTATGACAAACTGTATTTTTTGCGATATCATTGCCCGCAAGATGCCGGCTGATATTATCTATGAGGATAATGATATGCTCGCTTTCGATGATATACACCCCCAGGCGCCAACGCACATTCTGCTTATTCCCAAAGTACATTACATTACTATCGAGGATGCCCCGCCGGAGATACTCGGCAAGTTGATGTCGCAAGCGGCTAAATTGGCTCAAAAGGCGGGCATATCCGAAAAAGGATATCGCACTCTTATAAATTGCCGTGAGCATGGCGGGCAATCGGTTTATCATCTTCATGTTCATTTGCTGGGCGGGCGATGGTTATCCTGGCCGCCGGGATAGGATAAAATATATCATTTTCATATTATCGGGAACGATTCCGTTCCGGCTATCAAGCGCCGTTTAGCATCTTAAAATCTTATCAACCCGGATTATATTTTTGTGCTATCTGAAGTTATTTTGAGCTATCGGAAATTACTTTGAGTTGTCGGAAGTTGCTTCCGACAATTCTGATAGTTATACACTTCTTAATATGTATAGTGTATATATAAACTATACATGTTGTATACATATCAGTCAAACTATATTTGTGATTGGTGTACGTCCTCGTGCACCAGCACTGTTGCGGAAACTAAGGGTAATTATGTAATACATTTCAAGATAATGTCTTAAATCGTCCGCGCCTTATATTCATCAATAACTTCTCTAAATGCCGCTATATGTTCCGGCGTTGTGCCGCAGCATCCGCCAATGATAATTACGCCCTGTCTGCCGATAGGCATGGCAATTTCGATAAGCTCTATAGATTTATCCGCCATAAATTCGGGGGTATCAAGATAAACAGGCATATCATTTTTAAGAACCGGCAAGCCTGCATTCGATTGAATAATCAGGGGAAGCTCTGTATGCTTTTTAAACTCCGCGGCAATTTTAATCATATTATCGATACCGTTGCCGCAATTCGAGCCTATAATATCAGCCCCAGCCTCCTTTAGCCCTTTAGCCGCTTGTTCGATATTAACACCCATAATCGTGAAAAATCCTCTTGGCGTAGAATCAAAAGTCATAGTCGCGCAGACAGGAATAGAGGGCGCTATTGTTTTGCAGGCTTTAATAGCCAGTGCCGCCTCGGCTATATCGGTCATGGTTTCGATGCATATCATATCAAGTCCCTCAGCAGCCAATGCCATTGCCTGCCTTTCAAATCCTTGTTGTATTTCCTCAGGGTTAGTATCGCCATAAGGCAGAAGCAGTTTACCGCATGGTCCCACCGAAGCGGAAATAAATGCTTTATCATCGACAGCATTTCGTACAGCCCGAACAGCGCTGGCGTTAATCTCCTCGGTATTATCATCAAGAGAGTATTGGGCAAGCTTAAGCGGAGAGGCTCCGAATGTATTTGTCTGAATTATATCAGCGCCTGCCTTGAGATAGGCTAAAGCGATTTCTTCAAGGA
This region includes:
- a CDS encoding 50S ribosomal protein L11 methyltransferase produces the protein MSVEQYQKISIACSNDIMEAFSNFLLERNTGGLVVDDGRLNGHTVLTAYLPLQKGSSFTTEEVELFFGQVRSYFPGSDYKLIALENIEAEDWQAGWEKSFVPIHITEKIVVRPTWASCQIQPGEIEIVIDPKMAFGTGHHETTAQCLMAIEKLGVENKSVFDYGCGSGILAIAAYKMGAPKVIACDIDPEAIDCARENFALNDVDIELIESGNFIAEYPCDIIAANLSINQIIAACDNLDKSLKSNGRIIYSGIPYSDKQRFLDFIDGIPYNIIDEIAGDEWISYIGMKKI
- a CDS encoding 16S rRNA (uracil(1498)-N(3))-methyltransferase, which translates into the protein MDIKTTNFLVDPKTINDNILHLDETESHHLAKVFRAQKGDIFYAIDGNGKKYRTVIKSITLKKVVGEIINSTRLENEPLLKTTLAVGLCRPAKIDYIIEKGTEIGINKFIFFTSEKTLAEDCPDNRAVRKLSRWQKIAVSAAKQSLRTVVPEIMPPVRLDDILVFGDDYDTSLIADMKSEPSPLAALIDSAMRDILLLVGPESGLSDIEVDRALKAGFKAVKLGPRRLRVETAAVVFASLVLSTAGEL
- a CDS encoding histidine triad nucleotide-binding protein → MTNCIFCDIIARKMPADIIYEDNDMLAFDDIHPQAPTHILLIPKVHYITIEDAPPEILGKLMSQAAKLAQKAGISEKGYRTLINCREHGGQSVYHLHVHLLGGRWLSWPPG
- a CDS encoding homocysteine S-methyltransferase family protein, whose protein sequence is MTSLLDCLQERRILLADGAMGTMLFQRGLKAGDCPEKLNLDRPDILEEIALAYLKAGADIIQTNTFGASPLKLAQYSLDDNTEEINASAVRAVRNAVDDKAFISASVGPCGKLLLPYGDTNPEEIQQGFERQAMALAAEGLDMICIETMTDIAEAALAIKACKTIAPSIPVCATMTFDSTPRGFFTIMGVNIEQAAKGLKEAGADIIGSNCGNGIDNMIKIAAEFKKHTELPLIIQSNAGLPVLKNDMPVYLDTPEFMADKSIELIEIAMPIGRQGVIIIGGCCGTTPEHIAAFREVIDEYKARTI